From a single Epinephelus fuscoguttatus linkage group LG18, E.fuscoguttatus.final_Chr_v1 genomic region:
- the LOC125905690 gene encoding transcription factor 7-like 1-B encodes MPQLTGADGDDLGANDELIAFKDEGEQEEKRNVSSERDLDDVKSSLVNESESSSDSEVDRRPRTNPHLQSRTSHTHLFEEALRRQQQDGSLFQPPPYVGYPFFMIPDLGNLCSPYLANAALPPSARTYLPFQWPLLDVPGRAALRDSAAPTHLSNSVPVVQHPHMTHLHPLLSYSPEAFSPQRASPGFSPDAGMSRTPCYPVSPGGVAQIPHPLGWLQGQTMYPIAGGFSPAALAVNASSLVSGNFSPRLVSTPQSSIPHPAIVPTAVKEEPGGSSQPGRSVADVPQEKEEEKRPHIKKPLNAFMLYMREERPKVVAQCKVKESATINQILGQRWHSLSKDQQAKYYELARKERLLHSKLYPGWSARDNYGKKKKRKRVKSESQFEDPAEDLPPQLKRPCVPPEETPHTHAPPPQTAHTQPRPHLSQPHTISHLTHTHLSQASPASSLDSPATPTTALASPAAPAPTHTEHTHSSYSGHTSPYGEQLQPLSLTTKPHRTALPLSRDTPTSSPHTAPSRCSPPPPPFLVPPPTSAHQSAGSSHSALALSQPFSLRRANQL; translated from the exons ATGCCGCAGCTAACCGGGGCGGACGGAGACGACCTGGGAGCGAACGATGAGCTGATCGCGTTTAAAGACGAGggggagcaggaggagaagaggaacgTGTCCTCTGAACGGGACCTGGACGATGTCAAGTCCTCTCTGGTCAACGAGTCCGAGTCCAGCTCAGACTCGGAG gttGACAGACGCCCCAGGACAAACCCACATCTGCAGAGCAGGACCTCACACACTCACCTGTTTGAAGAAG CCCTGAGGAGGCAGCAGCAGGATGGCAGTCTCTTCCAGCCCCCGCCGTATGTGGGATACCCCTTCTTCATGATCCCGGACCTGGGCAACCTCTGCAGTCCCTACCTCGCCAACGCAGCTCTGCCACCAAGTGCCAGGACG TACCTGCCGTTCCAGTGGCCTCTGCTCGATGTCCCAGGAAGAGCAGCATTACGAGACTCTGCTGCTCCGACACACCtg TCTAACAGCGTGCCGGTGGTGCAGCACCCTCACATGACCCACCTCCACCCGCTGCTGTCCTACAGCCCGGAGGCCTTCTCCCCTCAGAGGGCCTCACCTGGCTTCTCCCCCGATGCAG GTATGTCGAGGACGCCCTGCTACCCGGTGTCTCCTGGAGGCGTTGCTCAGATCCCTCACCCTCTGGGGTGGCT GCAGGGACAGACGATGTATCCCATCGCAGGAGGCTTCTCACCTGCTGCTCTGGCTGTGAACGCGTCCAG CCTGGTGTCGGGCAACTTCTCTCCACGATTGGTGTCGACCCCCCAGTCGTCCATCCCCCACCCGGCCATCGTCCCCACAGCAGTGAAGGAGGAGCCTGGAGGCAGCAGCCAGCCGGG GAGGTCAGTGGCTGACGTCCCGcaggagaaagaagaagagaaaaggcCTCATATCAAGAAGCCGCTGAACGCTTTCATGTTGTACATGAGGGAGGAGCGGCCCAAAGTGGTTGCTCAGTGCAAAGTGAAGGAGAGCGCCACCATCAACCAGATCCTTGGACAGAGG TGGCACTCGCTGTCCAAAGACCAACAGGCCAAATATTACGAACTGGCTCGGAAAGAGAGACTCCTGCACTCCAAACTATACCCGGGATGGTCGGCCAGAGACAACTAC gggaagaagaagaagaggaagagggtgaAGAGTGAAAGTCAGTTTGAAG ATCCTGCGGAGGACCTCCCCCCTCAGCTGAAGAGACCTTGTGTACCACCTGAGGAGACGCCTCACACACACGCTCCGCCCCCACAGACTGCGCACACACAGCCCCGCCCCCACCTGTCACAGCCACACACCATCTCCCACCTGacgcacacacacctgtccCAGGCCAGCCCCGCATCCTCCCTGGACTCCCCGGCGACGCCCACCACTGCGCTGGCTTCGCCCGCCGCCCCGGCGCCGACGCACACTGAGCACACGCACTCCTCCTACAGCGGACACACGTCGCCATACGGCGAGCAGCTGCAGCCGCTGTCCCTCACCACCAAACCTCACCGGACCGCCCTCCCTCTGAGCCGCGACACCCCCACCTCCTCACCCCACACCGCCCCCTCCAGGTGTTCACCCCCTCCTCCGCCCTTCCTGGTCCCTCCTCCTACCTCCGCTCACCAGTCAGCAGGGAGCTCCCACAGTGCCTTAGCTCTCTCACAGCCGTTCTCTCTCAGAAGAGccaatcagctgtga